A region from the Neomonachus schauinslandi chromosome 2, ASM220157v2, whole genome shotgun sequence genome encodes:
- the GUF1 gene encoding translation factor GUF1, mitochondrial isoform X6 produces the protein MKDVTEAQIGDTLYLHKQPVEPLPGFKSAKPMVFAGMYPIDQSEYNNLKSAVEKLTINDSSVTVHRDSSLALGAGWRLGFLGLLHMEVFNQRLEQEYNASVILTTPTVPYKAVLSSAKLIKEYREKEITIINPAQFPDKSKVTEYLEPVILGTIITPDEYTGKVMMLCQARRAVQKNMMYIDQNRVMLKYLFPLNEIVVDFYDSLKSLSSGYASFDYEDAGYQTAELVKMDILLNGNHVEELVTIVHKDKAHSVGKAICERLKDSLPRQLFEIAIQAAIGSKIIARETVKAYRKNVLAKCYGGDITRKMKLLKRQAEGKKKLRKIGNIEVPKDAFIKVLRTQPDK, from the exons ATGAAAGATGTCACTGAAGCACAAATAGGAGATacattatatttacataaacaaCCAGTGGAGCCCTTGCCTGGGTTTAAATCAGCGAAACCAATGGTATTTGCAG GAATGTACCCTATAGACCAATCTGAATATAATAACCTGAAGAGTGCTGTAGAAAAACTGACTATAAATGATTCCAGTGTGACAGTTCATCGGGATAGTAGCCTTGCCTTAGGTGCTGGTTGGAG GTTGGGATTTCTTGGACTTTTGCATATGGAAGTTTTCAACCAGCGACTGGAGCAAGAATATAATGCTTCTGTAATCTTGACAACCCCAACTGTTCCATATAAAGCTGTTCTTTCGTCAGCAAAATTGATAAAG gaatacagagaaaaggaaattacaatcATCAATCCTGCACAATTCCCTGATAAATCAAAAGTAACAGAATATTTGGAGCCAGTTATTTTGGGTACAATTATCACACCAGATGAATATACTGGAAAAGTAATGATGCTTTGCCAG gctcGAAGAGCAGTTCAGAAGAATATGATGTATATTGATCAAAATAGAGTTATGCTGAAATATCTCTTCCCTTTGAATGAAATTGTGGTGgatttttatgattctttgaaATCCCTGTCTTCTGGATATGCTAG TTTTGATTATGAAGATGCAGGCTACCAGACTGCAGAACTTGTAAAAATGGATATTCTACTGAATGGAAATCATGTAGAGGAGCTGGTAACTATTGTACACAA agACAAAGCACACTCTGTTGGCAAAGCCATATGTGAACGTCTTAAGGATTCTCTTCCTAGGCAGCTGTTTGAGATAGCAATTCAAGCTGCTATTGGAAGTAAAATCATTGCAAGAGAAAC TGTGAAAGCTTATAGGAAAAACGTTTTGGCAAAATGT tatggTGGTGATATTACCCGAAAAATGAAACTTTTGAAGAgacaagcagaaggaaagaaaaaactgaggAAAATTGGCAACATTGAAGTTCCAAAAGATGCTTTTATAAAAGTTCTAAGAACACAACCTGATAAGTAA
- the GUF1 gene encoding translation factor GUF1, mitochondrial isoform X5, with protein sequence MLILQGLKSKLKKCLIFQVMNVLSPKVHRKNPLKALVFDSTFDQYRGVIANVALFDGVVSKGDKIISAYTKKTYEVNEVGVLNPNEQPTHKLYAGQVGYLIAGMKDVTEAQIGDTLYLHKQPVEPLPGFKSAKPMVFAGMYPIDQSEYNNLKSAVEKLTINDSSVTVHRDSSLALGAGWRLGFLGLLHMEVFNQRLEQEYNASVILTTPTVPYKAVLSSAKLIKEYREKEITIINPAQFPDKSKVTEYLEPVILGTIITPDEYTGKVMMLCQARRAVQKNMMYIDQNRVMLKYLFPLNEIVVDFYDSLKSLSSGYASFDYEDAGYQTAELVKMDILLNGNHVEELVTIVHKDKAHSVGKAICERLKDSLPRQLFEIAIQAAIGSKIIARETVKAYRKNVLAKCYGGDITRKMKLLKRQAEGKKKLRKIGNIEVPKDAFIKVLRTQPDK encoded by the exons ATGCTGATCCTGCAAGGGTTGAAAAGCAAATTGAAAAAGTGTTTGATATTCCAAGTGATGAATGTATTAAG tcCCAAAGTGCATCGCAAAAATCCCCTGAAAGCTTTGGTATTTGATTCCACATTTGACCAATATAGGGGTGTGATAGCCAATGTAGCATTATTTGATGGAGTGGTTTCCAAAGGAGATAAAATTATATCTGCATATACTAAAAAGACGTATGAAGTTAATGAAGTAGGAGTTCTGAATCCTAATGAGCAGCCAACACATAAACT atatGCAGGACAGGTGGGCTATCTGATTGCTGGGATGAAAGATGTCACTGAAGCACAAATAGGAGATacattatatttacataaacaaCCAGTGGAGCCCTTGCCTGGGTTTAAATCAGCGAAACCAATGGTATTTGCAG GAATGTACCCTATAGACCAATCTGAATATAATAACCTGAAGAGTGCTGTAGAAAAACTGACTATAAATGATTCCAGTGTGACAGTTCATCGGGATAGTAGCCTTGCCTTAGGTGCTGGTTGGAG GTTGGGATTTCTTGGACTTTTGCATATGGAAGTTTTCAACCAGCGACTGGAGCAAGAATATAATGCTTCTGTAATCTTGACAACCCCAACTGTTCCATATAAAGCTGTTCTTTCGTCAGCAAAATTGATAAAG gaatacagagaaaaggaaattacaatcATCAATCCTGCACAATTCCCTGATAAATCAAAAGTAACAGAATATTTGGAGCCAGTTATTTTGGGTACAATTATCACACCAGATGAATATACTGGAAAAGTAATGATGCTTTGCCAG gctcGAAGAGCAGTTCAGAAGAATATGATGTATATTGATCAAAATAGAGTTATGCTGAAATATCTCTTCCCTTTGAATGAAATTGTGGTGgatttttatgattctttgaaATCCCTGTCTTCTGGATATGCTAG TTTTGATTATGAAGATGCAGGCTACCAGACTGCAGAACTTGTAAAAATGGATATTCTACTGAATGGAAATCATGTAGAGGAGCTGGTAACTATTGTACACAA agACAAAGCACACTCTGTTGGCAAAGCCATATGTGAACGTCTTAAGGATTCTCTTCCTAGGCAGCTGTTTGAGATAGCAATTCAAGCTGCTATTGGAAGTAAAATCATTGCAAGAGAAAC TGTGAAAGCTTATAGGAAAAACGTTTTGGCAAAATGT tatggTGGTGATATTACCCGAAAAATGAAACTTTTGAAGAgacaagcagaaggaaagaaaaaactgaggAAAATTGGCAACATTGAAGTTCCAAAAGATGCTTTTATAAAAGTTCTAAGAACACAACCTGATAAGTAA
- the GUF1 gene encoding translation factor GUF1, mitochondrial isoform X3: MWTPVSRGRWHGRALTVWATAAAHRGLLEPRRTPSRGAAAKSRTLDRLYSSADRKEKIDMSRFSVENTRNFSIIAHVDHGKSTLADRLLELTGTIDKTKNNKQVLDKLQVERERGITVKAQTASLFYNCDGKQYLLNLIDTPGHVDFSYEVSRSLSACQGVLLVVDANEIDLKNADPARVEKQIEKVFDIPSDECIKISAKLGTNIERVLQAVIERIPPPKVHRKNPLKALVFDSTFDQYRGVIANVALFDGVVSKGDKIISAYTKKTYEVNEVGVLNPNEQPTHKLYAGQVGYLIAGMKDVTEAQIGDTLYLHKQPVEPLPGFKSAKPMVFAGMYPIDQSEYNNLKSAVEKLTINDSSVTVHRDSSLALGAGWRLGFLGLLHMEVFNQRLEQEYNASVILTTPTVPYKAVLSSAKLIKEYREKEITIINPAQFPDKSKVTEYLEPVILGTIITPDEYTGKVMMLCQARRAVQKNMMYIDQNRVMLKYLFPLNEIVVDFYDSLKSLSSGYASFDYEDAGYQTAELVKMDILLNGNHVEELVTIVHKDKAHSVGKAICERLKDSLPRQLFEIAIQAAIGSKIIARETVKAYRKNVLAKCYGGDITRKMKLLKRQAEGKKKLRKIGNIEVPKDAFIKVLRTQPDK, from the exons GAAAAAATTGACATGTCTAGATTCTCTGTTGAAAATACTAGAAATTTCAGTATCATTGCACATGTGGATCATGGCAAAAGTACTTTAGCTGACAGGCTCCTGGAACTAAcag GCACAattgataaaacaaaaaataataagcagGTTCTTGATAAATTGCAAGTGGAACGAGAAAGAGGAATCACTGTTAAAGCCCAGACAGCATCTCTTTTTTATAATTGTGATGGAAAGCAGTACCTTTTAAATCTCATTGATACACCA gGCCATGTTGATTTTAGTTATGAAGTATCCAGGTCACTCTCTGCTTGCCAGGGTGTTTTACTTGTGGTTGATGCAAACGAG atagaTCTGAAGAATGCTGATCCTGCAAGGGTTGAAAAGCAAATTGAAAAAGTGTTTGATATTCCAAGTGATGAATGTATTAAG atttctgcTAAACTTGGAACTAACATTGAAAGAGTTCTTCAGGCAGTCATTGAAAGAATACCACC tcCCAAAGTGCATCGCAAAAATCCCCTGAAAGCTTTGGTATTTGATTCCACATTTGACCAATATAGGGGTGTGATAGCCAATGTAGCATTATTTGATGGAGTGGTTTCCAAAGGAGATAAAATTATATCTGCATATACTAAAAAGACGTATGAAGTTAATGAAGTAGGAGTTCTGAATCCTAATGAGCAGCCAACACATAAACT atatGCAGGACAGGTGGGCTATCTGATTGCTGGGATGAAAGATGTCACTGAAGCACAAATAGGAGATacattatatttacataaacaaCCAGTGGAGCCCTTGCCTGGGTTTAAATCAGCGAAACCAATGGTATTTGCAG GAATGTACCCTATAGACCAATCTGAATATAATAACCTGAAGAGTGCTGTAGAAAAACTGACTATAAATGATTCCAGTGTGACAGTTCATCGGGATAGTAGCCTTGCCTTAGGTGCTGGTTGGAG GTTGGGATTTCTTGGACTTTTGCATATGGAAGTTTTCAACCAGCGACTGGAGCAAGAATATAATGCTTCTGTAATCTTGACAACCCCAACTGTTCCATATAAAGCTGTTCTTTCGTCAGCAAAATTGATAAAG gaatacagagaaaaggaaattacaatcATCAATCCTGCACAATTCCCTGATAAATCAAAAGTAACAGAATATTTGGAGCCAGTTATTTTGGGTACAATTATCACACCAGATGAATATACTGGAAAAGTAATGATGCTTTGCCAG gctcGAAGAGCAGTTCAGAAGAATATGATGTATATTGATCAAAATAGAGTTATGCTGAAATATCTCTTCCCTTTGAATGAAATTGTGGTGgatttttatgattctttgaaATCCCTGTCTTCTGGATATGCTAG TTTTGATTATGAAGATGCAGGCTACCAGACTGCAGAACTTGTAAAAATGGATATTCTACTGAATGGAAATCATGTAGAGGAGCTGGTAACTATTGTACACAA agACAAAGCACACTCTGTTGGCAAAGCCATATGTGAACGTCTTAAGGATTCTCTTCCTAGGCAGCTGTTTGAGATAGCAATTCAAGCTGCTATTGGAAGTAAAATCATTGCAAGAGAAAC TGTGAAAGCTTATAGGAAAAACGTTTTGGCAAAATGT tatggTGGTGATATTACCCGAAAAATGAAACTTTTGAAGAgacaagcagaaggaaagaaaaaactgaggAAAATTGGCAACATTGAAGTTCCAAAAGATGCTTTTATAAAAGTTCTAAGAACACAACCTGATAAGTAA
- the GUF1 gene encoding translation factor GUF1, mitochondrial isoform X4 yields MWTPVSRGRWHGRALTVWATAAAHRGLLEPRRTPSRGAAAKSRTLDRLYSSADRKEKIDMSRFSVENTRNFSIIAHVDHGKSTLADRLLELTGTIDKTKNNKQVLDKLQVERERGITVKAQTASLFYNCDGKQYLLNLIDTPGHVDFSYEVSRSLSACQGVLLVVDANEGIQAQTVANFFLAFEAQLSVIPVINKIDLKNADPARVEKQIEKVFDIPSDECIKISAKLGTNIERVLQAVIERIPPPKVHRKNPLKALVFDSTFDQYRGVIANVALFDGVVSKGDKIISAYTKKTYEVNEVGVLNPNEQPTHKLYAGQVGYLIAGMKDVTEAQIGDTLYLHKQPVEPLPGFKSAKPMVFAGMYPIDQSEYNNLKSAVEKLTINDSSVTVHRDSSLALGAGWRLGFLGLLHMEVFNQRLEQEYNASVILTTPTVPYKAVLSSAKLIKEYREKEITIINPAQFPDKSKVTEYLEPVILGTIITPDEYTGKVMMLCQARRAVQKNMMYIDQNRVMLKYLFPLNEIVVDFYDSLKSLSSGYASFDYEDAGYQTAELVKMDILLNGNHVEELVTIVHNVKAYRKNVLAKCYGGDITRKMKLLKRQAEGKKKLRKIGNIEVPKDAFIKVLRTQPDK; encoded by the exons GAAAAAATTGACATGTCTAGATTCTCTGTTGAAAATACTAGAAATTTCAGTATCATTGCACATGTGGATCATGGCAAAAGTACTTTAGCTGACAGGCTCCTGGAACTAAcag GCACAattgataaaacaaaaaataataagcagGTTCTTGATAAATTGCAAGTGGAACGAGAAAGAGGAATCACTGTTAAAGCCCAGACAGCATCTCTTTTTTATAATTGTGATGGAAAGCAGTACCTTTTAAATCTCATTGATACACCA gGCCATGTTGATTTTAGTTATGAAGTATCCAGGTCACTCTCTGCTTGCCAGGGTGTTTTACTTGTGGTTGATGCAAACGAG GGTATTCAAGCCCAAACTGTAGCAAACTTCTTTCTTGCCTTTGAAGCACAGCTGTCGGTAATTCCAGTTATAAACAAG atagaTCTGAAGAATGCTGATCCTGCAAGGGTTGAAAAGCAAATTGAAAAAGTGTTTGATATTCCAAGTGATGAATGTATTAAG atttctgcTAAACTTGGAACTAACATTGAAAGAGTTCTTCAGGCAGTCATTGAAAGAATACCACC tcCCAAAGTGCATCGCAAAAATCCCCTGAAAGCTTTGGTATTTGATTCCACATTTGACCAATATAGGGGTGTGATAGCCAATGTAGCATTATTTGATGGAGTGGTTTCCAAAGGAGATAAAATTATATCTGCATATACTAAAAAGACGTATGAAGTTAATGAAGTAGGAGTTCTGAATCCTAATGAGCAGCCAACACATAAACT atatGCAGGACAGGTGGGCTATCTGATTGCTGGGATGAAAGATGTCACTGAAGCACAAATAGGAGATacattatatttacataaacaaCCAGTGGAGCCCTTGCCTGGGTTTAAATCAGCGAAACCAATGGTATTTGCAG GAATGTACCCTATAGACCAATCTGAATATAATAACCTGAAGAGTGCTGTAGAAAAACTGACTATAAATGATTCCAGTGTGACAGTTCATCGGGATAGTAGCCTTGCCTTAGGTGCTGGTTGGAG GTTGGGATTTCTTGGACTTTTGCATATGGAAGTTTTCAACCAGCGACTGGAGCAAGAATATAATGCTTCTGTAATCTTGACAACCCCAACTGTTCCATATAAAGCTGTTCTTTCGTCAGCAAAATTGATAAAG gaatacagagaaaaggaaattacaatcATCAATCCTGCACAATTCCCTGATAAATCAAAAGTAACAGAATATTTGGAGCCAGTTATTTTGGGTACAATTATCACACCAGATGAATATACTGGAAAAGTAATGATGCTTTGCCAG gctcGAAGAGCAGTTCAGAAGAATATGATGTATATTGATCAAAATAGAGTTATGCTGAAATATCTCTTCCCTTTGAATGAAATTGTGGTGgatttttatgattctttgaaATCCCTGTCTTCTGGATATGCTAG TTTTGATTATGAAGATGCAGGCTACCAGACTGCAGAACTTGTAAAAATGGATATTCTACTGAATGGAAATCATGTAGAGGAGCTGGTAACTATTGTACACAA TGTGAAAGCTTATAGGAAAAACGTTTTGGCAAAATGT tatggTGGTGATATTACCCGAAAAATGAAACTTTTGAAGAgacaagcagaaggaaagaaaaaactgaggAAAATTGGCAACATTGAAGTTCCAAAAGATGCTTTTATAAAAGTTCTAAGAACACAACCTGATAAGTAA
- the GUF1 gene encoding translation factor GUF1, mitochondrial isoform X2 has translation MWTPVSRGRWHGRALTVWATAAAHRGLLEPRRTPSRGAAAKSRTLDRLYSSADRKEKIDMSRFSVENTRNFSIIAHVDHGKSTLADRLLELTGTIDKTKNNKQVLDKLQVERERGITVKAQTASLFYNCDGKQYLLNLIDTPGHVDFSYEVSRSLSACQGVLLVVDANEGIQAQTVANFFLAFEAQLSVIPVINKIDLKNADPARVEKQIEKVFDIPSDECIKISAKLGTNIERVLQAVIERIPPGVIANVALFDGVVSKGDKIISAYTKKTYEVNEVGVLNPNEQPTHKLYAGQVGYLIAGMKDVTEAQIGDTLYLHKQPVEPLPGFKSAKPMVFAGMYPIDQSEYNNLKSAVEKLTINDSSVTVHRDSSLALGAGWRLGFLGLLHMEVFNQRLEQEYNASVILTTPTVPYKAVLSSAKLIKEYREKEITIINPAQFPDKSKVTEYLEPVILGTIITPDEYTGKVMMLCQARRAVQKNMMYIDQNRVMLKYLFPLNEIVVDFYDSLKSLSSGYASFDYEDAGYQTAELVKMDILLNGNHVEELVTIVHKDKAHSVGKAICERLKDSLPRQLFEIAIQAAIGSKIIARETVKAYRKNVLAKCYGGDITRKMKLLKRQAEGKKKLRKIGNIEVPKDAFIKVLRTQPDK, from the exons GAAAAAATTGACATGTCTAGATTCTCTGTTGAAAATACTAGAAATTTCAGTATCATTGCACATGTGGATCATGGCAAAAGTACTTTAGCTGACAGGCTCCTGGAACTAAcag GCACAattgataaaacaaaaaataataagcagGTTCTTGATAAATTGCAAGTGGAACGAGAAAGAGGAATCACTGTTAAAGCCCAGACAGCATCTCTTTTTTATAATTGTGATGGAAAGCAGTACCTTTTAAATCTCATTGATACACCA gGCCATGTTGATTTTAGTTATGAAGTATCCAGGTCACTCTCTGCTTGCCAGGGTGTTTTACTTGTGGTTGATGCAAACGAG GGTATTCAAGCCCAAACTGTAGCAAACTTCTTTCTTGCCTTTGAAGCACAGCTGTCGGTAATTCCAGTTATAAACAAG atagaTCTGAAGAATGCTGATCCTGCAAGGGTTGAAAAGCAAATTGAAAAAGTGTTTGATATTCCAAGTGATGAATGTATTAAG atttctgcTAAACTTGGAACTAACATTGAAAGAGTTCTTCAGGCAGTCATTGAAAGAATACCACC GGGTGTGATAGCCAATGTAGCATTATTTGATGGAGTGGTTTCCAAAGGAGATAAAATTATATCTGCATATACTAAAAAGACGTATGAAGTTAATGAAGTAGGAGTTCTGAATCCTAATGAGCAGCCAACACATAAACT atatGCAGGACAGGTGGGCTATCTGATTGCTGGGATGAAAGATGTCACTGAAGCACAAATAGGAGATacattatatttacataaacaaCCAGTGGAGCCCTTGCCTGGGTTTAAATCAGCGAAACCAATGGTATTTGCAG GAATGTACCCTATAGACCAATCTGAATATAATAACCTGAAGAGTGCTGTAGAAAAACTGACTATAAATGATTCCAGTGTGACAGTTCATCGGGATAGTAGCCTTGCCTTAGGTGCTGGTTGGAG GTTGGGATTTCTTGGACTTTTGCATATGGAAGTTTTCAACCAGCGACTGGAGCAAGAATATAATGCTTCTGTAATCTTGACAACCCCAACTGTTCCATATAAAGCTGTTCTTTCGTCAGCAAAATTGATAAAG gaatacagagaaaaggaaattacaatcATCAATCCTGCACAATTCCCTGATAAATCAAAAGTAACAGAATATTTGGAGCCAGTTATTTTGGGTACAATTATCACACCAGATGAATATACTGGAAAAGTAATGATGCTTTGCCAG gctcGAAGAGCAGTTCAGAAGAATATGATGTATATTGATCAAAATAGAGTTATGCTGAAATATCTCTTCCCTTTGAATGAAATTGTGGTGgatttttatgattctttgaaATCCCTGTCTTCTGGATATGCTAG TTTTGATTATGAAGATGCAGGCTACCAGACTGCAGAACTTGTAAAAATGGATATTCTACTGAATGGAAATCATGTAGAGGAGCTGGTAACTATTGTACACAA agACAAAGCACACTCTGTTGGCAAAGCCATATGTGAACGTCTTAAGGATTCTCTTCCTAGGCAGCTGTTTGAGATAGCAATTCAAGCTGCTATTGGAAGTAAAATCATTGCAAGAGAAAC TGTGAAAGCTTATAGGAAAAACGTTTTGGCAAAATGT tatggTGGTGATATTACCCGAAAAATGAAACTTTTGAAGAgacaagcagaaggaaagaaaaaactgaggAAAATTGGCAACATTGAAGTTCCAAAAGATGCTTTTATAAAAGTTCTAAGAACACAACCTGATAAGTAA
- the GUF1 gene encoding translation factor GUF1, mitochondrial isoform X1 — protein sequence MWTPVSRGRWHGRALTVWATAAAHRGLLEPRRTPSRGAAAKSRTLDRLYSSADRKEKIDMSRFSVENTRNFSIIAHVDHGKSTLADRLLELTGTIDKTKNNKQVLDKLQVERERGITVKAQTASLFYNCDGKQYLLNLIDTPGHVDFSYEVSRSLSACQGVLLVVDANEGIQAQTVANFFLAFEAQLSVIPVINKIDLKNADPARVEKQIEKVFDIPSDECIKISAKLGTNIERVLQAVIERIPPPKVHRKNPLKALVFDSTFDQYRGVIANVALFDGVVSKGDKIISAYTKKTYEVNEVGVLNPNEQPTHKLYAGQVGYLIAGMKDVTEAQIGDTLYLHKQPVEPLPGFKSAKPMVFAGMYPIDQSEYNNLKSAVEKLTINDSSVTVHRDSSLALGAGWRLGFLGLLHMEVFNQRLEQEYNASVILTTPTVPYKAVLSSAKLIKEYREKEITIINPAQFPDKSKVTEYLEPVILGTIITPDEYTGKVMMLCQARRAVQKNMMYIDQNRVMLKYLFPLNEIVVDFYDSLKSLSSGYASFDYEDAGYQTAELVKMDILLNGNHVEELVTIVHKDKAHSVGKAICERLKDSLPRQLFEIAIQAAIGSKIIARETVKAYRKNVLAKCYGGDITRKMKLLKRQAEGKKKLRKIGNIEVPKDAFIKVLRTQPDK from the exons GAAAAAATTGACATGTCTAGATTCTCTGTTGAAAATACTAGAAATTTCAGTATCATTGCACATGTGGATCATGGCAAAAGTACTTTAGCTGACAGGCTCCTGGAACTAAcag GCACAattgataaaacaaaaaataataagcagGTTCTTGATAAATTGCAAGTGGAACGAGAAAGAGGAATCACTGTTAAAGCCCAGACAGCATCTCTTTTTTATAATTGTGATGGAAAGCAGTACCTTTTAAATCTCATTGATACACCA gGCCATGTTGATTTTAGTTATGAAGTATCCAGGTCACTCTCTGCTTGCCAGGGTGTTTTACTTGTGGTTGATGCAAACGAG GGTATTCAAGCCCAAACTGTAGCAAACTTCTTTCTTGCCTTTGAAGCACAGCTGTCGGTAATTCCAGTTATAAACAAG atagaTCTGAAGAATGCTGATCCTGCAAGGGTTGAAAAGCAAATTGAAAAAGTGTTTGATATTCCAAGTGATGAATGTATTAAG atttctgcTAAACTTGGAACTAACATTGAAAGAGTTCTTCAGGCAGTCATTGAAAGAATACCACC tcCCAAAGTGCATCGCAAAAATCCCCTGAAAGCTTTGGTATTTGATTCCACATTTGACCAATATAGGGGTGTGATAGCCAATGTAGCATTATTTGATGGAGTGGTTTCCAAAGGAGATAAAATTATATCTGCATATACTAAAAAGACGTATGAAGTTAATGAAGTAGGAGTTCTGAATCCTAATGAGCAGCCAACACATAAACT atatGCAGGACAGGTGGGCTATCTGATTGCTGGGATGAAAGATGTCACTGAAGCACAAATAGGAGATacattatatttacataaacaaCCAGTGGAGCCCTTGCCTGGGTTTAAATCAGCGAAACCAATGGTATTTGCAG GAATGTACCCTATAGACCAATCTGAATATAATAACCTGAAGAGTGCTGTAGAAAAACTGACTATAAATGATTCCAGTGTGACAGTTCATCGGGATAGTAGCCTTGCCTTAGGTGCTGGTTGGAG GTTGGGATTTCTTGGACTTTTGCATATGGAAGTTTTCAACCAGCGACTGGAGCAAGAATATAATGCTTCTGTAATCTTGACAACCCCAACTGTTCCATATAAAGCTGTTCTTTCGTCAGCAAAATTGATAAAG gaatacagagaaaaggaaattacaatcATCAATCCTGCACAATTCCCTGATAAATCAAAAGTAACAGAATATTTGGAGCCAGTTATTTTGGGTACAATTATCACACCAGATGAATATACTGGAAAAGTAATGATGCTTTGCCAG gctcGAAGAGCAGTTCAGAAGAATATGATGTATATTGATCAAAATAGAGTTATGCTGAAATATCTCTTCCCTTTGAATGAAATTGTGGTGgatttttatgattctttgaaATCCCTGTCTTCTGGATATGCTAG TTTTGATTATGAAGATGCAGGCTACCAGACTGCAGAACTTGTAAAAATGGATATTCTACTGAATGGAAATCATGTAGAGGAGCTGGTAACTATTGTACACAA agACAAAGCACACTCTGTTGGCAAAGCCATATGTGAACGTCTTAAGGATTCTCTTCCTAGGCAGCTGTTTGAGATAGCAATTCAAGCTGCTATTGGAAGTAAAATCATTGCAAGAGAAAC TGTGAAAGCTTATAGGAAAAACGTTTTGGCAAAATGT tatggTGGTGATATTACCCGAAAAATGAAACTTTTGAAGAgacaagcagaaggaaagaaaaaactgaggAAAATTGGCAACATTGAAGTTCCAAAAGATGCTTTTATAAAAGTTCTAAGAACACAACCTGATAAGTAA